The proteins below come from a single Paraburkholderia flagellata genomic window:
- a CDS encoding acyl-CoA dehydrogenase family protein, producing MDEFYTDDQRMIRDAARDFASEQLAPNAAQWDRDAKLPDEVVKQLGELGFLGMIVPQEQGGSYTDYVAYALAMEEIAAGCASCATLVSVHNSVGCGPILQFGTDAQKDRWLGKLASGELIGAFCLTEPQAGSEANNLRTRAELRDGKWVLNGNKQFVTNGSRANIAIVFAVTDPDAGKRGISAFIVPTDTPGFNVGPPEKKMGIRASDTCPISLVDCAIPEANLLGQRGEGLKIALANLEGGRIGIAAQALGIARAAFDAARAYAHERVQFGEPIIKHQSVANLLADMYTRINAARHLVHHAARLRSLGKPCLSEASQAKLYASEMAEEVCSHAIQIHGGYGFLNDYPVERHYRDARITQIYEGTSEVQRMVIARQL from the coding sequence ATGGATGAGTTCTACACCGACGACCAGCGCATGATTCGCGACGCCGCGCGCGACTTCGCAAGCGAGCAACTGGCGCCGAATGCGGCGCAATGGGACCGCGACGCCAAGCTGCCCGACGAGGTCGTCAAGCAACTGGGCGAACTGGGCTTTCTCGGCATGATCGTGCCGCAGGAGCAGGGCGGCTCGTACACCGACTACGTGGCCTACGCGCTCGCCATGGAGGAGATCGCGGCGGGCTGCGCCTCGTGCGCGACGCTCGTCAGCGTGCACAACTCGGTGGGCTGCGGGCCGATCCTGCAGTTCGGCACCGACGCGCAAAAGGACCGCTGGCTCGGCAAGCTCGCCAGCGGCGAGCTGATCGGCGCGTTCTGCCTGACCGAGCCGCAGGCGGGCTCCGAGGCGAACAACCTGCGCACGCGCGCCGAACTGCGCGATGGCAAGTGGGTGCTCAACGGCAACAAGCAGTTCGTGACCAACGGCTCACGCGCGAATATTGCGATCGTGTTCGCCGTGACCGATCCCGACGCGGGCAAGCGCGGCATTTCCGCGTTCATCGTGCCGACCGATACGCCGGGCTTCAACGTTGGGCCGCCAGAGAAGAAGATGGGCATCCGTGCTTCGGACACCTGCCCGATTTCGCTCGTGGACTGCGCGATTCCCGAAGCGAACCTGCTCGGCCAGCGCGGCGAAGGATTGAAGATCGCATTGGCGAATCTCGAAGGCGGACGCATTGGCATTGCGGCGCAGGCGCTCGGCATCGCGCGCGCGGCCTTCGATGCGGCGCGTGCCTACGCGCACGAACGCGTGCAGTTCGGCGAACCGATCATCAAGCATCAGAGCGTGGCCAATCTGCTCGCGGACATGTATACGCGCATCAACGCCGCGCGCCATCTCGTGCATCACGCGGCGCGGCTGCGCTCGCTTGGAAAGCCGTGTCTTTCCGAGGCTTCGCAGGCGAAGCTTTACGCTTCTGAAATGGCCGAAGAAGTGTGCTCGCACGCCATTCAGATTCACGGCGGCTATGGCTTTCTGAACGACTATCCGGTGGAACGCCACTATCGCGATGCGCGCATCACGCAGATTTACGAGGGCACGAGCGAAGTGCAGCGCATGGTGATTGCACGGCAGCTTTAA
- a CDS encoding VIT1/CCC1 transporter family protein, translating into MASAQEINRFRRNLADELDSAAVYDTLSAVEKDDERRRIFAELAASEREHASVWRDKLTANGVTPRPHRRSAKTRLLQTLTRTFGPSLVLPTVAAAEYADRDRYAREPGAEKLSAQEQQHATIVQAIVAKKRESGHGHGETIGAAESWHKSATSGNDLRAAVLGANDGLVSNFCLIMGVAGAGSVNRTILLTGLAGLVAGACSMALGEWLSVTNARELARTQLAKEADELEHTPDAERHELALIYQAKGIDPEEARRVATQIMLNKDEALNTLAREELGIDPKELGGNPWSAAAVSFCLFSLGAAFPTAPFLWAHGVTAIAQSVALSACGLALVGVFTSLFNGRSATFSALRQIVIGLAAAAFTAGAGRLLGVSLS; encoded by the coding sequence ATGGCCTCCGCTCAGGAAATCAACCGCTTCCGGCGCAATCTCGCCGACGAACTCGACAGCGCCGCCGTCTACGACACGCTATCCGCCGTAGAGAAAGACGACGAGCGCCGCCGCATCTTCGCCGAACTCGCCGCCTCCGAGCGCGAGCACGCGAGCGTCTGGCGCGACAAGCTCACGGCCAACGGCGTCACGCCCCGGCCGCACCGGCGCAGCGCGAAGACTCGCCTGCTGCAAACGCTCACGCGCACCTTTGGTCCTTCGCTCGTGCTGCCCACGGTCGCCGCCGCGGAATACGCCGACCGCGACCGCTACGCGCGCGAACCCGGCGCCGAGAAGCTTTCCGCCCAGGAACAGCAGCACGCCACCATCGTGCAGGCGATCGTCGCAAAAAAGCGCGAGTCCGGACACGGTCACGGCGAAACGATCGGCGCGGCCGAGTCGTGGCACAAGAGCGCGACGTCGGGTAACGACCTGCGCGCAGCGGTGCTGGGTGCGAACGACGGGCTCGTTTCGAACTTCTGCCTGATCATGGGTGTGGCGGGCGCGGGCAGCGTCAATCGCACGATTTTGCTCACGGGGCTCGCGGGCCTCGTGGCCGGCGCATGCTCCATGGCGCTCGGCGAATGGCTCTCGGTGACCAACGCGCGGGAGCTTGCGCGCACGCAACTCGCGAAGGAAGCCGACGAGCTCGAACACACGCCCGACGCCGAGCGCCACGAACTCGCGCTCATCTATCAGGCGAAGGGCATCGATCCCGAAGAAGCGCGCCGCGTGGCCACCCAGATCATGCTCAACAAGGACGAGGCGCTCAATACGCTCGCGCGCGAGGAACTCGGCATCGACCCGAAGGAACTGGGCGGCAATCCGTGGTCTGCCGCCGCTGTATCGTTTTGCCTGTTCTCGCTCGGCGCAGCGTTTCCGACTGCGCCGTTCCTGTGGGCGCACGGCGTCACGGCGATCGCGCAGTCGGTCGCGCTGAGCGCGTGCGGGCTCGCGCTCGTCGGCGTGTTCACGTCGCTCTTCAACGGGCGCAGCGCCACGTTCTCGGCGCTGCGGCAGATCGTGATCGGGCTCGCCGCGGCGGCGTTCACCGCGGGCGCGGGACGGCTGCTCGGGGTGTCGCTGTCATGA
- a CDS encoding AMP-binding protein → MTGFTPSAQAFIDARELLLRHRTDYARAYDEFAWPKLDTFNWALDYFDVMARGNDNPALWIVDDLASGGARYSFAQMSERSSRMANFLREQGVARGDRLLLMLPNRVELWDVMLAAMKLGAIVLPATTQLSPDDVRERVETGGARYVVVDAAELGKFETLDKSVKRIAVGAAPNACEGWIDLARAFDASAAFEPDGPTRATDPLLLYFTSGTTSKPKLVEHTHESYPVGHLSTMYWIGLMPGDIHWNISSPGWAKHAWSCFFAPWNAQACVFVYNYARFVPKDTLAALVQCGVTTLCAPPTVWRMLVQEPLATYAVKLREIVGAGEPLNPEIIERVRHAWGIAIRDGYGQTETTCQIGNSPGQPVVAGSMGRPLPGYRVQLVDADDQPASEGEIALPVGPDSAHRPLGLMTGYANNAKASEYAMRNGYYHTSDVALRRDDGYYVYVGRADDVFKSSDYRLSPFELESVLIEHEAIAEAAVVPSPDELRLSVPKAFVIVRQGYEASPELAREVFRFSREKLAPYKRIRRLQFSDLPKTISGKIRRVELRRREMERSAEPARQPDEYWEEDFPELR, encoded by the coding sequence ATGACCGGGTTCACCCCTTCCGCGCAGGCCTTCATCGACGCACGCGAACTGCTGCTGCGTCACCGAACCGACTACGCACGTGCTTACGACGAGTTCGCGTGGCCGAAGCTCGACACATTCAACTGGGCGCTCGACTACTTCGACGTGATGGCGCGCGGCAACGACAACCCGGCGCTCTGGATCGTCGACGACCTCGCGAGCGGCGGCGCGCGCTATTCGTTCGCGCAGATGTCGGAGCGCTCGTCGCGCATGGCGAACTTCCTGCGGGAGCAGGGTGTGGCGCGCGGCGACCGCCTGTTGTTGATGCTGCCTAATCGCGTCGAACTGTGGGACGTGATGCTGGCGGCGATGAAACTGGGCGCGATCGTGCTGCCCGCGACGACGCAACTCTCGCCCGACGACGTGCGCGAGCGCGTGGAAACGGGCGGCGCACGCTATGTCGTGGTGGACGCCGCCGAACTCGGCAAATTCGAAACGCTCGACAAAAGCGTGAAGCGTATCGCGGTCGGCGCGGCGCCCAATGCGTGCGAAGGCTGGATCGATCTCGCGCGCGCGTTTGATGCGAGCGCCGCCTTCGAGCCCGACGGCCCGACGCGCGCGACCGACCCGCTTCTGCTCTATTTCACCTCGGGCACGACCTCGAAGCCCAAGCTCGTCGAGCACACGCACGAGAGCTACCCCGTAGGCCACCTTTCGACGATGTACTGGATCGGCCTCATGCCGGGCGACATCCACTGGAACATCAGTTCGCCGGGCTGGGCCAAACATGCGTGGAGCTGCTTCTTCGCGCCGTGGAATGCACAGGCTTGCGTGTTCGTCTACAACTACGCGCGCTTCGTGCCGAAAGACACGCTCGCCGCGCTCGTGCAATGCGGCGTGACCACGCTGTGCGCGCCACCCACGGTGTGGCGCATGCTCGTGCAGGAGCCGCTCGCAACCTATGCGGTGAAGCTGCGCGAAATCGTGGGCGCGGGCGAGCCGCTCAACCCCGAGATCATCGAGCGCGTGCGTCACGCTTGGGGCATCGCGATTCGAGACGGCTACGGCCAGACCGAAACGACCTGCCAGATCGGCAATTCGCCGGGCCAGCCCGTGGTGGCGGGCTCGATGGGGCGGCCGCTGCCGGGCTACCGCGTGCAACTCGTCGATGCCGACGATCAGCCTGCAAGCGAAGGCGAGATCGCGCTGCCGGTTGGGCCAGATTCGGCACATCGTCCGCTCGGCCTCATGACGGGCTACGCGAACAACGCGAAAGCGAGCGAATACGCCATGCGCAACGGCTACTACCACACGTCCGACGTTGCCTTGCGCCGCGACGACGGCTACTACGTCTACGTGGGCCGCGCCGACGATGTGTTCAAGTCGTCCGATTACCGCCTGAGCCCGTTCGAGCTGGAAAGCGTGCTGATCGAGCACGAGGCGATCGCCGAGGCGGCGGTCGTGCCGAGTCCGGACGAACTGCGCCTCTCGGTGCCGAAGGCGTTCGTCATCGTGCGCCAGGGCTACGAAGCGAGCCCCGAACTCGCACGCGAGGTGTTCCGCTTCTCGCGTGAAAAGCTCGCGCCGTACAAGCGCATTCGTCGCCTGCAATTCAGCGACTTGCCCAAGACCATCTCGGGCAAGATTCGCCGCGTGGAACTGCGTCGCCGGGAAATGGAACGCAGTGCCGAGCCCGCGCGCCAGCCCGACGAGTACTGGGAAGAAGATTTCCCCGAGTTGCGCTGA
- a CDS encoding cytochrome b produces MATYPAATERYTKPAIFFHWAIFVLVALAYFAIEVRGPKGTDSRVFWSNVHFWAGSLVLTLAVLRLAWRLWRGAPAQIDSNALLSFLSRLVHLALYLFIFVQPLLGILMINTGGHPVTLAGLDLQITFVGPDPAARKYFKDAHVLIGNLFYWVIGLHALAAIAHHIVFRDNTLRRMI; encoded by the coding sequence GTGGCCACTTACCCCGCCGCAACCGAACGCTACACGAAGCCCGCCATCTTCTTTCACTGGGCAATCTTCGTGCTCGTCGCGCTCGCCTATTTCGCGATCGAGGTGCGCGGCCCCAAGGGCACGGACAGCCGCGTGTTCTGGAGCAACGTGCACTTCTGGGCGGGCTCGCTCGTTCTCACGCTCGCCGTGCTGCGCCTCGCGTGGCGTTTGTGGCGCGGCGCGCCCGCGCAAATCGACTCGAACGCGTTGCTTTCGTTTCTCTCGCGCCTCGTGCATCTCGCGCTCTATCTGTTCATCTTCGTGCAACCGCTCCTCGGCATTCTGATGATCAACACCGGCGGCCATCCGGTCACGCTCGCGGGACTCGATCTGCAGATTACATTCGTTGGCCCCGATCCGGCCGCGCGCAAGTACTTCAAGGATGCGCACGTGCTGATCGGCAATCTGTTCTACTGGGTGATCGGGCTGCACGCGCTCGCGGCCATCGCGCATCACATCGTGTTCCGCGACAACACCCTGCGCCGCATGATCTAG
- a CDS encoding sigma-54-dependent Fis family transcriptional regulator — protein sequence MTRRPVTPHDAARADAIAQAHARSRALGLRASEAPEFDALAGADLRDLIDTNRTLYHQARPVMDALHAQIVDTQSMVLLTDRNGVILHSFADSDFFEKAQRVALRPGVSWAEQHRGTNAIGTALVEGQPTTVHAGEHFLRANHILTCSCAPIADPYGRTLGALDVSGESRGFHKHTLALVRMSAQMIENHLFNTEFAEAIRLQFHARAEFIGTLYEGLAAFSADGTLLCANRSALFQFGAPLAELQRREFEALFGQPFAAFMQQLMRAPGEPLTLALPSGVRVIARATPGAATLARTASPEASRAPYAPAPLQAKAPNADTTPQPTLAELDTGDARLAAALQRVARVRGRDIPVLVLGRTGTGKEWLARALHRDSPRRDGPFVALNCAALPDTLIEAELFGYEDGAFTGAKRRGSAGKIAQAHGGTLFLDEIGDMPLAQQVRLMRVLQERAVVPLGGTRAVPVDLRIVCATHRDLRAMIVEGTFREDLYYRINGLVVTLPSLAERTDLDALVARMLEIVRREVPGAPSRLTPAVRACFARCRWPGNLRQLASTLRTAAIMAEGEDAIDMEHLPEDLMHDCDPASECAQHCGDATADGEASDAEREPARLSVWQSRLIEETLARHSGNVSAAARELGLARNTVYRHLRQRR from the coding sequence GTGACCCGACGCCCCGTCACGCCGCACGACGCGGCCCGCGCGGACGCCATCGCGCAGGCTCATGCGCGCTCGCGCGCACTCGGGCTGCGCGCCAGCGAGGCGCCCGAATTCGACGCACTGGCCGGCGCGGACCTGCGCGACCTGATCGACACGAACCGCACGCTCTATCACCAGGCGCGTCCCGTGATGGACGCCTTGCACGCGCAGATCGTCGATACGCAGAGCATGGTACTGCTCACCGACCGCAACGGCGTGATCCTCCATAGCTTCGCCGACAGCGACTTCTTCGAGAAAGCGCAGCGCGTGGCGCTGCGCCCGGGCGTGTCGTGGGCCGAGCAGCATCGCGGCACGAATGCCATCGGCACGGCGCTCGTGGAAGGCCAGCCGACCACGGTGCACGCGGGCGAGCACTTTCTGCGCGCCAATCACATCCTCACCTGCTCGTGCGCGCCGATCGCGGATCCGTACGGGCGCACGCTCGGCGCGCTCGACGTGAGCGGCGAGTCGCGCGGCTTTCACAAGCACACGCTCGCACTCGTGCGCATGTCGGCGCAGATGATCGAGAACCATCTGTTCAACACCGAATTCGCCGAAGCCATCCGTCTCCAGTTTCACGCGCGCGCGGAATTCATTGGTACGCTGTACGAAGGATTGGCCGCCTTCTCGGCCGACGGCACGCTGCTGTGCGCCAACCGCAGCGCCCTGTTCCAGTTTGGCGCGCCGCTTGCCGAACTGCAGCGGCGCGAATTCGAGGCGCTCTTCGGCCAGCCGTTCGCGGCGTTCATGCAGCAGCTCATGCGCGCGCCAGGCGAGCCGCTCACGCTCGCGCTGCCAAGCGGCGTGCGCGTGATCGCGCGCGCCACGCCTGGCGCGGCGACGCTCGCGCGAACCGCTTCGCCCGAAGCGTCCCGCGCGCCTTACGCGCCTGCGCCCCTCCAGGCGAAAGCACCGAACGCCGACACGACACCGCAGCCCACCCTCGCTGAACTCGATACGGGCGACGCGCGGCTCGCCGCCGCCCTCCAGCGCGTGGCGCGCGTGCGCGGCCGCGACATCCCCGTGCTCGTGCTCGGCCGCACCGGCACCGGCAAGGAATGGCTCGCGCGGGCGCTGCATCGCGATTCGCCGCGCCGCGACGGGCCATTCGTCGCGCTCAACTGCGCGGCGCTGCCCGACACGCTGATCGAAGCGGAGCTGTTCGGCTACGAGGACGGCGCGTTCACGGGCGCGAAGCGCCGCGGCAGCGCCGGCAAGATCGCGCAGGCGCATGGCGGCACGCTCTTTCTCGACGAGATCGGCGACATGCCGCTCGCGCAACAGGTTCGGCTCATGCGCGTGTTGCAGGAGCGCGCCGTCGTGCCGCTCGGCGGTACGCGCGCGGTGCCGGTGGATTTGCGCATCGTCTGCGCGACGCATCGCGATCTGCGCGCGATGATCGTCGAAGGCACATTCCGCGAGGATCTCTACTACCGCATCAACGGTCTCGTCGTCACGCTGCCGTCGCTTGCCGAGCGCACCGACCTCGACGCGCTCGTCGCGCGCATGCTCGAGATCGTGCGGCGCGAGGTGCCGGGCGCGCCCTCGCGCCTCACGCCGGCCGTTCGGGCATGCTTCGCGCGCTGCCGCTGGCCGGGCAATCTGCGTCAGCTCGCCAGCACGCTGCGCACGGCGGCGATCATGGCCGAAGGCGAAGACGCCATCGACATGGAGCATCTGCCCGAAGACCTCATGCACGATTGCGACCCCGCGAGCGAATGCGCGCAGCACTGCGGCGATGCCACGGCGGACGGCGAGGCGAGCGACGCAGAGCGCGAACCTGCGCGCCTCTCCGTCTGGCAGTCGCGGCTCATCGAAGAGACGCTCGCGCGCCACAGCGGCAATGTTTCGGCGGCGGCTCGCGAACTCGGGCTCGCGCGCAACACGGTCTATCGGCATTTGCGCCAGCGCCGCTAA
- a CDS encoding NCS2 family permease, producing MDAIKRYFGFEEAGTNLRTELLAGFTTFLTMAYIIFVNPAILGDAGMPKESVFVATCLVAALASIVMGLYANYPIALAPGMGLNAYFAYTVVKGMGFTWQAALGAVFISGCLFFIVTLLRVREAIVNGIPHSIRVSITAGIGLFLAIISLKTSGVVVGSPATLVELGNLHDAHTILAIIGFFAIVTLDVLKVRGAILIGIVGVTVLSFFFGGNQFHGIFSPPPSIMPTFAQLDIKAALSTGVLNVVLVFFLVELFDATGTLMGVANRAGLLVHGKMHRLNRALLADSTAILAGSVLGTSSTTAYIESASGVQAGGRTGMTALTVAVLFLACLFVAPLAGVVPGYATAPALLYVSCLMLRELADLPWDDATEVVPAALTALTMPFTYSIANGVAFGFISYAGLKLLTGRVRDVKLIVWIIAAVFLFRFFYLGNA from the coding sequence ATGGACGCCATCAAACGCTATTTCGGTTTCGAAGAAGCAGGCACCAACCTGCGCACCGAACTGCTCGCCGGATTCACCACTTTCCTCACGATGGCCTACATCATCTTCGTGAACCCGGCCATCCTCGGCGACGCCGGCATGCCGAAGGAAAGCGTATTCGTCGCCACCTGCCTCGTCGCGGCGCTCGCGTCGATCGTCATGGGCCTCTACGCGAACTACCCCATCGCGCTCGCGCCCGGCATGGGCCTGAACGCGTATTTTGCCTATACGGTCGTGAAGGGCATGGGCTTCACCTGGCAAGCCGCCCTCGGCGCGGTGTTCATCTCCGGGTGCCTGTTCTTCATCGTCACGCTGCTGCGCGTGCGCGAAGCCATCGTCAATGGCATTCCGCATTCGATTCGCGTGTCGATCACAGCGGGTATCGGCCTCTTCCTCGCGATCATCTCGCTCAAGACCTCGGGCGTCGTGGTCGGCAGCCCGGCCACGCTCGTCGAACTCGGCAACCTGCACGATGCGCACACGATCCTTGCGATCATCGGCTTCTTCGCGATCGTCACGCTCGACGTGCTGAAGGTGCGCGGCGCGATCCTGATCGGCATCGTGGGCGTCACGGTCCTGTCGTTCTTCTTCGGCGGCAACCAGTTCCACGGCATCTTCTCGCCGCCGCCGTCGATCATGCCGACGTTCGCGCAGCTCGACATCAAGGCGGCGCTCTCCACGGGCGTGCTCAATGTGGTGCTCGTGTTCTTCCTCGTCGAGCTGTTCGATGCGACCGGCACGCTGATGGGCGTGGCCAACCGCGCGGGCCTGCTCGTGCACGGCAAGATGCACCGCCTGAACCGCGCGCTGCTCGCAGATAGCACCGCGATTCTCGCGGGCTCGGTGCTCGGCACCTCGTCGACCACGGCTTATATCGAAAGCGCCTCGGGCGTGCAGGCGGGTGGCCGCACCGGCATGACCGCGCTGACGGTTGCCGTGCTGTTCCTCGCGTGCCTGTTCGTCGCGCCGCTCGCGGGCGTCGTGCCGGGCTACGCCACGGCGCCGGCGCTGCTCTACGTCTCGTGCCTGATGCTGCGCGAACTCGCCGATCTGCCCTGGGACGACGCTACCGAAGTCGTGCCGGCTGCCCTCACGGCGCTCACCATGCCGTTCACCTACTCGATCGCCAATGGCGTGGCGTTCGGCTTCATCTCGTATGCGGGCCTGAAGCTCCTCACGGGCCGCGTGCGCGACGTGAAGCTGATCGTGTGGATCATCGCCGCCGTGTTCCTGTTCCGGTTTTTCTATCTCGGCAACGCGTAA
- a CDS encoding DUF1488 domain-containing protein — translation MQIMFPNEVPEYSGPDLTLAFPAMIDGERVECLITAAALEDHFGAASPRAEDMLSAFDHHRDRIEACARRLLSETRAQCLVLRSGYVRFVQAHASA, via the coding sequence ATGCAGATCATGTTTCCGAATGAGGTGCCCGAGTACTCGGGCCCAGACCTGACCTTGGCGTTTCCGGCGATGATCGATGGCGAGCGGGTGGAGTGTCTGATCACGGCGGCGGCGCTCGAAGATCACTTCGGGGCGGCCTCGCCGCGCGCCGAAGACATGCTCAGCGCGTTCGACCATCATCGCGACCGCATCGAGGCTTGCGCGCGCCGCTTGCTCTCCGAAACGCGCGCGCAATGTCTCGTGCTGCGCAGCGGCTACGTGCGTTTCGTGCAGGCGCACGCCAGCGCGTAG
- a CDS encoding DUF4148 domain-containing protein produces the protein MNSLPRVALGIVAAACCFASAAAVAQPYDPSQPLTRAQVRADLIEWRQAGYDPLDWIDYPENAQRAGAIVAQRRAARAGYGAPAGQMTQ, from the coding sequence ATGAACTCCCTTCCGCGTGTAGCGCTCGGCATCGTGGCCGCAGCGTGCTGCTTCGCGTCGGCTGCGGCGGTGGCCCAACCGTACGATCCTTCGCAACCGCTGACTCGAGCCCAGGTCCGTGCGGATCTGATCGAATGGCGGCAGGCGGGCTACGACCCGCTCGACTGGATCGACTACCCGGAAAACGCTCAACGCGCGGGCGCGATCGTCGCGCAACGGCGCGCGGCGCGCGCCGGGTATGGCGCTCCCGCCGGTCAAATGACGCAGTAA
- a CDS encoding enoyl-CoA hydratase has translation MIEFEYVHEGAVALLTLSRPPANAFTIDGLRQLQQVIEAFDREPQVRAVVITGSGPKFFSAGADLNAFATGEHEVARTAASAFGAAFGALQKARPVIIAAINGYAMGGGLECALACDIRIAEEHAQLALPEPAVGLLPCGCGTQTLPWLVGEGWAKRIILTGERVNAQTALRIGLVEEVVATGGAREAALAMAARVAGLSPQAVTFSKSLIHQARNGVPRGAALAVERERFVDLFDSPNQREGVNAFLEKRKPRWHIETEN, from the coding sequence ATGATCGAATTCGAGTACGTGCACGAGGGCGCGGTGGCACTGCTCACGCTTTCGCGGCCGCCGGCGAACGCCTTTACGATCGACGGTTTGCGGCAGCTTCAGCAGGTCATCGAAGCGTTCGACCGCGAGCCGCAGGTGCGTGCCGTTGTCATTACAGGCAGCGGGCCGAAGTTTTTCAGCGCGGGCGCCGACCTCAATGCCTTCGCCACTGGCGAGCACGAGGTCGCGCGCACTGCGGCGAGCGCATTCGGCGCGGCATTCGGGGCGCTGCAGAAGGCGCGGCCCGTGATCATCGCGGCGATCAACGGCTATGCGATGGGCGGCGGCCTGGAGTGCGCGCTCGCGTGCGATATCCGCATTGCCGAGGAGCATGCGCAACTCGCGCTGCCCGAGCCCGCCGTGGGGCTGCTGCCCTGCGGCTGCGGCACGCAGACCCTGCCCTGGCTCGTGGGCGAAGGCTGGGCCAAACGCATCATCCTCACTGGCGAACGCGTGAACGCGCAGACGGCGCTGCGCATCGGTCTCGTGGAGGAAGTCGTCGCAACGGGCGGCGCGCGCGAGGCCGCGCTCGCCATGGCCGCGCGTGTCGCGGGCTTGAGCCCGCAAGCGGTCACCTTCAGCAAGTCGCTGATCCATCAGGCGCGCAATGGCGTGCCGCGCGGCGCTGCGCTCGCTGTGGAGCGCGAGCGCTTCGTCGATCTGTTCGATTCGCCCAACCAGCGTGAAGGCGTCAATGCGTTTCTGGAAAAGCGCAAGCCGCGCTGGCATATTGAAACGGAGAACTAA
- a CDS encoding DUF2964 family protein: MVHGELRIVVAVLATFVALFGLGYAIDGLIFDENNVVLSGMVTVALGIVAFVVMLTLHPKDLEHLDQHRHRES; the protein is encoded by the coding sequence ATGGTGCACGGCGAATTGAGGATCGTGGTGGCGGTGCTCGCCACGTTCGTTGCGCTCTTTGGCCTCGGGTATGCGATTGACGGATTGATCTTCGACGAGAACAACGTCGTGCTGTCCGGAATGGTGACCGTGGCCCTCGGGATCGTCGCGTTCGTAGTGATGCTCACCTTGCACCCAAAAGACCTCGAACATCTCGATCAGCACCGGCATCGCGAATCCTGA
- a CDS encoding AraC family transcriptional regulator: MSLVNETLALARAGGLEIAPLTDAAGIAPAVLCAPEARVSAAQYGQLWSGIARALDDEFFGQDSHAMKSGSFIAMTHSALGAGTGRQALQRAVHFMRLVLDDLAAEIDIDAARVRVTLSHRAGKPAPTMFAYATWFILVYGLVCWLVGRRIPLLAARFRCAQPGAVHEYQLMLCDDMTFDQPATSFEFAPGFLELPVIQTASSARAFLRNAPGNFVVKYRNPGSFAARVRRALRALPVTAWPDADAIAQRLNVAPATLRRRLSQEGHSCQSIKDELRRDLAIAALQEPGRSVADVAAAVGFAEPSALHRAFRKWTGQRPTDLRAARVRSGRG, encoded by the coding sequence ATGAGCCTCGTGAACGAGACGCTCGCGCTGGCGCGCGCGGGCGGGCTCGAAATCGCGCCGCTCACGGATGCCGCCGGCATCGCGCCGGCCGTGCTATGCGCGCCCGAGGCCCGCGTGAGCGCGGCGCAATACGGCCAGTTGTGGTCGGGTATCGCGCGCGCGCTCGACGACGAATTCTTCGGCCAGGACTCGCACGCGATGAAAAGCGGTAGCTTCATCGCCATGACGCACTCGGCGCTCGGCGCCGGCACGGGACGCCAGGCGCTGCAGCGCGCCGTGCATTTCATGCGGCTCGTGCTTGACGATCTGGCGGCCGAAATCGACATCGACGCCGCCCGCGTGCGCGTCACGCTCTCGCATCGCGCGGGCAAACCCGCGCCCACCATGTTCGCGTACGCCACCTGGTTCATCCTCGTCTATGGACTCGTGTGCTGGCTCGTGGGGCGGCGCATTCCGCTTCTCGCGGCGCGCTTTCGCTGCGCGCAGCCGGGCGCCGTGCACGAATACCAGCTCATGCTCTGTGACGACATGACGTTCGACCAGCCGGCCACGTCGTTCGAATTCGCGCCCGGCTTTCTCGAACTGCCCGTGATCCAGACCGCCAGCTCGGCGCGGGCCTTCCTGCGCAATGCGCCGGGCAACTTCGTCGTGAAGTACCGCAATCCGGGCTCGTTCGCGGCGCGCGTGCGACGTGCGCTACGCGCGCTACCTGTCACCGCGTGGCCCGATGCCGACGCCATCGCGCAACGCTTGAACGTGGCGCCCGCCACACTGCGCCGGCGCTTGAGCCAGGAGGGCCACAGCTGCCAGTCGATCAAGGACGAATTGCGCCGCGACCTTGCGATCGCGGCGCTGCAGGAGCCGGGCCGCTCAGTCGCCGACGTCGCGGCGGCAGTTGGCTTTGCGGAGCCGAGCGCGCTTCATCGGGCGTTCCGCAAGTGGACCGGACAGCGCCCGACCGACCTCCGCGCGGCGAGGGTTCGCAGCGGCAGGGGATAG